GAGAGAAGAGGATCCTGTCGATCCGCTTATAGACCTCCTCGCTCAATTCCATCCCCAATCACGCCCTCTCCTCCAACCTCAGCCTTGGTGCGATCCCTAGCGCCAGCAGCTCCTGCATCAGGAGCTTGAACGCATAGGAAACGCTAACGGGCGATATCATCGCCCTCTCTCCGCATATCCTGCAAACGTATCTATTCTGTTTCGCGTCATAGTAAGCCAATAGCCCACAGCTCTCGCAAACATATATTGTGGCCTTATCCGATTCCTCCAACAGCCTATCCTTCAGGAGGGCCGAGGCCCCGTACGCTATCAGGCAGTCCCTCTCCATTTCACCGAACCTCAGGCCGCCGCCCCTAGCCCTCCCCTCGGTGGGTTGCCTAGTTAACATTTGGACTTGGCCCCTAGCCCTCGCGTGCATTTTATCGGCCACCATGTGGTGAAGCTTTTGGTAATACGTAATCCCGATGAAAACATCCGCCAAGAGCTTCTCCCCGGTGATGCCATTATACATGACTTCCCTGCCGCTATATTGGAAGCCCATCTTCAGCAGGCCCTCCCTCAGAGAATCCAGCCCTCCGTTGTCGAAGGGAGTGCCATCGATTTGCCTTCCCAAGATCGCCGCGAGCTTACCGGCGATGTTCTCCGCGAATTGGCCTATCGTCATCCTAGATGGTATCGCATGTGGGTTGATTATCAGGTCCGGGACTATCCCATCCTCTGTGAACGGCATATCCTCTTGGGGGATAAGCAATCCTATGACTCCCTTCTGCCCATGCCTCGATGCGAATTTGTCGCCAAGCTCCGGTATCCTATTGCTCCTGACCTTAACCTTGAACATCCTCCCCCCCTCCATCGACTCCGTTACGAAGACGCTATCGACGACCCCCTCCTCAGATGGCCTCATCGTTATAGAGGAATCCCTCCTCGTGGGCCCCCTCGCCTCGAACTCCCTATACTCCTCCAAGAACCTCGGGGGGCTAGTCCTACCTATTAGGACTGTATTCCCGGAAACATCGGATTCGACTGAGATTGCTCCATCTTCCTCGAGGAGCCTATAGTATTTTTCTCCGCGATAGCCCCTAATCCCCGGCTCGGGTATCTCGAATTTGTCCTTCAATCCCCCAAGATAATGCCTACACTCGGCCTCATAGACCCTGAAGAAACTGGATCGCCCCATCCCCCTATCCACGGAGGATTTGTTCACTATTATCGCATCCTCCATATTGTATCCCTGATAGCAGAGCACTGCAACGACGTAGTTTTGCCCAGCGGGCCTTTTGTCATAACCTATTATCTCCATTGGTTTGGTCTTGACCAATGGTACCTCCGGGTAATGAAGCATATGGGCCCGAGAATCCGTCCTATTGAAGAAGTTTATGGCGTATACCCCAAGGGCCTGCTTCGCCATTGCCGATTCGTAAGCATTCCTAGGCGATTGGTTATGCTCAGCATATGGTATTATCGATGCCGAAGCGCCAAGTATTAAGTACGGGGCCAGCTCCATATGGGTCGTTTTCTCATTAATAGATTCCTCATTCAGGGCCACGAGAGCATTTTCTTCCTCGTCGGCATCTAAGTATTCTATGACTCCATTTTTTATCAAGTCGGACCAATGGATCTCCTTCGATTCTATCCTCTTCCATAACTCGGGGGTCAGCTTTGGAATGCCGCCCTCCACTATTATGAGCGGTCTCCTTATCCTCCCAGCATCGCAGTTTATGTAAACTTCCCCGGGGCCGAAGCGCTTGGGCGGGAAATAGGCCACATTAACCTCGTGGCTTATTAGCCCCTTCCTCCTCAGCGCCCTGATCTCCCTCGCCAACCTAAGGCCGTCATCGACATAGCCCGCTATGATCCCATCCACTATGACTTTTGAGCCGCGTAGCCTCAGCTCGTCGCTCGCCTCAAGCGGAGGCACCACCCCCATGCCGCGAATTCTCTCGACAAATTTGATTGGGTCGGTCCCGATCGATATCACGGCGTATAGCGCGAGGTTCTTGACCAATCCGCAGTTGGACCCTTCCGGCGTTTCGCTGGGGCAGAGCCTGCCCCAGTGTGTTGGGTGCAAGTCCCTCGCTTCCAAATTCGGCTGGCTCCTGCTAAGCGGAGATTGCAATCTCCTCAGATGACTGATCGTTGAGAGGAAATTCGTTCTGTCTAGGAGCTGGGTTACGCCAACCCTGCCCCTGACCCAGTTACCCGTCGCTATCGCGTGCTGAATCCTCTCGGTTATTATGCCGGGCCTGACAGCGCTCGATGGAGAGAACTCGAAGTAACGCCTCAGCGCCATTCGCTCAAGCTGGTATTTCATATCCCGGACCAAGTTCCTGAAGGTTATCCTGAAGAGCTCCGATAGCAAGGATCCGGCCAACCTTAGCCTCTTGTTCGCGTAATGATCCTTGTCATCCACGTCCCGCCTCCCCAACTTCAGCTCGATCAGCCTGAGGGCCATGTCCGCCAAGAATATCGCCTTATCCATCCTATTCTCGGGATTCTTACCCAAGTGGGGTAGGAAGTTCTTATCCAAAACCGCTTCGGCCTTTTTGATCCTATACTCCTCCGTTTGCCCAATCGCGACTCTATTCCCTATATAGAGCATCGCATCACGAGCAGTGCTTATCCCCACGGATTTCTCGAAAGTTTGTTCCAGCTCATTCTGGATCTCCGGATCCGGGGAAACCAAGGCGGCTATCTTAGCATCACTTTCTACCCCTAGGGCCTTCATTACGATGCTGAAGGGGATCTCCGAGGGCACACCCGGCATGGAAATATATATCGCTCCATCGCTCTTCATCGTTGCCTCGATCCTAGCCCTTGACCCCACAGTCGTCGAGAAGATCTTCGCCTTGTATATCGGATGGGCGCCCGGCTTCTCCACGTCGACCAATGCTCGATTCGGCACGAGATCCTCCAACGCGACGATTACCCTCTCTGACCCGTTTATTATGAAGTAGCCACCGGGATCCAAGGGATCCTCTCCGATCTTCATGAGCTCATCGGGCGATAGTTTTGAGAGCGGGCATATTTTGGACTTCAACATCACCGGGAGGTCCCCTATGTGTACCAGTTCGGTGCTCATCTCCCGCTCCCCGACCACCGGAGTCATCTCCAAGAACAGTGGGGCTGAGTAGGTTAGGTTCCTAATCCTCGCCTCGCTTGGGTAGATCAGCCTCTCGGAGCCATCTACCTCGACGATGTGCGGGCTCCCTACCTCTATTTTCCCTAACTTTATCCTTATTGGATTGCCCTCGATCTCCAACGGGATTTCCTTTACCTCATCGACTATCTCCTGCAAGCCCTTGCTTACGAAATCGTCAAAGGAGGATATATGCTGCCTAGCCAAGCCTTCTTCTGCGAAGAACTCCTTCATCAATTCCCAACTCAATTGGCCTCGCATCCTACTCGCCTTCAATAATCAACCACATATCTGTAAGCGACGCTCTCCCCAGCGGTAGGGCTCTTCCTTATTATCTTTATCACATCGCCCTTCTTCGCGCCGATGGCCTTCGCCACAGGGTCGGAGGCCCTTATATACGGGAGCTGGTAGGGTTTTATGCGATATTCCTCCAAGACCTTTCTCTTTTCCTCCTCGCTCAAGAGTATGTGAGTTGGAACCAAGACGTGCTTCAGTATATCGGGCCCCTCCCCCTTATCATCCTTCATCAAATCCCACTTCTCTCCCCCAGAATTATAATTTCCTAATGACCGCCAAGATGGCTCCTCTAGCAGAAATTGAACGGTTTAATAAATTTTTTGAAATCCTTCCAAAGGCTCGTCCGCGCCGAGGGTTCAAAAACCTGTTTTGGCGGGCCCGCCGGGAATTGAACCCGGGGCCACCGGGTCTCTCCCGGGGGTAAAAGCCTCGCCGGCGCTTCGACGCCACCGGTGCTCTACCTGGCTGAGCTACACGGCTCCCCTAGGAGCTTACGGGCCCAGCAAGCCCGCCCGCTACGCATGAGGGGACCATTTTCTAATTAATCTTTCCCGAGCCAAGTTTAAATATTATGGTCGAAGAAAAAATGAAGAGGAAATGAGAATAGAGTTCTATGAATTTGGGAAGATCGTTATCGATGGTAAGGCCTATTATAGGGACATTTTGATAACCCCGAATGGGATTAAGGAAAATTGGTGGAGGAGGTCAAGCCACGAGCTACGGGCCGATGACCTAAAGGAGTTCCTCGAGAGGGGCATCGAGGTGGCGATAGTGGGCACCGGGCGCTATGGGTTCATGAGGGTCTTACCGGATGCCCTCCAGCTCCTTAGGGAGGTCTCCTCCGAGCTCATAATCCAGAGGACCCCAGAGGCATGTAGGGCTTATAATGAGTTCGCGGGAGCGAAAAGGACTTTCGCAGCGCTCCATTTGACGTGCTAAGGCCCTTCCCGGTTAGTTTTTAAACGACCTGCCTAAGAAGATAATCGTCCCGATAAAATCTCTGGAAGGGCTCCGCTTTGGCTTGGAGGGATTATTTGAAGGATGGCGTCCATCTCCCGGATCGGGTTTACATCTTTGATACCACGTTAAGGGATGGGGAGCAAACGCCCGAGGTATCGCTCACCCCGGAGGAGAAATTGGCCATAGCCAAACAACTCGATGCTTTGGGCGTCGATGTAATAGAGGCTGGCTTCCCGGTGATATCCAAGGGCGAGATGGAGGCGGTCAAGATGATATCTGAGGCGGGCCTCGAGGCGGAGATATGTGGATTGGCTAGGGCCGTTCAGAGGGATATAGACGCGGCGGTGGATTGCGGCGTGGATTGCGTCCATACGTTCATAGCCACCTCGGAGGTCCATATGGCGAAGAAGCTCAAGATGACCAGGGAGGAGGTATTGGCCAAGGCCGTTGAGGCCGTGGAATATGCGAAGTCGAGGGGCGTGGTCGTGGAGTTCTCCGCCGAGGATGCCACTAGGAGCGATTGGGGTTTTCTGGTGGAGGTATACAAGGCCGTCGAGGGGGCCGGGGCCGATAGGATAAACGTGCCGGACACGGTGGGATTCGCCGTCCCTAGGGCCATGTTCCAGCTCATAAGGAGGTTGAAAGAGGAGGTGCGGATACCGATATCTGTCCATTGCCACAACGATATGGGGCTGGCCGTTGCCAATTCCCTCGCCGGCGTTGAGGCGGGGGCCGAGCAGGTCCATGCGACCATCAATGGCTTAGGGGAAAGGGCGGGCAACGCTAGCTTGGAGGAGTTGGCCGTATGCCTCAAGATCCTCTATGGCATTCAAACGAACATAAAGCTGAGCGAGCTCTATAGGACTTCCCAGATGGTCTCCTCCATGACCGGGGTCCTCATTCAACCGAATAAGGCAATAGTCGGTAGCAACGCTTTCGCCCACGAGAGCGGAATCCATACTCACGGCGTGATCTCGTCCCCCGATACCTATGAGCCCATAAGCCCGGAGCTCGTCGGCCGATCGAGAAGGCTCGTGGCCGGCAAGCACGCCGGAAGGCATGGGGTGGAGGAGATGTTGCGCGAGATGGGTTTCTCGCTCACCAAACAACAATTGGACGAGATATTGGCGAAGGTGAAGGAGATAGGGGATAAGGGCGGCAAGGTAACGGATGCCGACCTAGCGAGCATGGCGGAGGCCCTGACCGGCTCGCTCCCCCCTGAGGAGAGGAGGATAAAGCTCGAGGATTTGATCGTGGTTACCGGGAATAAGACTACGCCAGTCGCGACCGTTAGGCTGTTGATCGATGGAAAGGAGTATAGGAGTTCCCACTTCGGCGTCGGCCCCATAGACGCCGCCATAAAGGCCGTGAAGAACGTGGTCTCCGAGGTCGCGGCGTTCGACCTAGTGGAGTTCAGGCTCGATTCCATAACCGGCGGTACCGAGGCCTTGGCGAACGTGATAGTGAAATTGGCCGACGAGAGCGGGAGGATCGTTTCCACAAGGGCCGTTAGGGAGGACATAGTGATGGCGGGCGTGGAGGCTATCATAAATGCCGCCAATAGATTGCTTTACCTTAAGGAGAGGAAGCCCTAAAGGGGGCCGGGGCGATCGCCAAGGATCCGCAATATTTTTTAATCGACTCGGCGGGCATCATTCCCCGCCCTGGGCGAAGGGCCCTGGTAGTATAGGGGTACTGAAAGTACCGTAAAACCCGGCCTAGTATGTGCGGCTGTCGCCCGCACGACGCGGGTTCAAATCCCGCCCAAAAGGGATCTTAATCCCTTGGCGAGGGGCGCCAAAACCGCGTCGGAGGGGCTTCGGGATACGGCCCTAATAAGCGTCGGGATCGCTCCCAGGGCGGGAACGTAAAAATTTTATGCATGATTCCCCCACCCATTCCTCGGTCCCGCGGATCCCGCGGTAAG
This region of Candidatus Bathyarchaeia archaeon genomic DNA includes:
- a CDS encoding DNA-directed RNA polymerase subunit B, with the translated sequence MKEFFAEEGLARQHISSFDDFVSKGLQEIVDEVKEIPLEIEGNPIRIKLGKIEVGSPHIVEVDGSERLIYPSEARIRNLTYSAPLFLEMTPVVGEREMSTELVHIGDLPVMLKSKICPLSKLSPDELMKIGEDPLDPGGYFIINGSERVIVALEDLVPNRALVDVEKPGAHPIYKAKIFSTTVGSRARIEATMKSDGAIYISMPGVPSEIPFSIVMKALGVESDAKIAALVSPDPEIQNELEQTFEKSVGISTARDAMLYIGNRVAIGQTEEYRIKKAEAVLDKNFLPHLGKNPENRMDKAIFLADMALRLIELKLGRRDVDDKDHYANKRLRLAGSLLSELFRITFRNLVRDMKYQLERMALRRYFEFSPSSAVRPGIITERIQHAIATGNWVRGRVGVTQLLDRTNFLSTISHLRRLQSPLSRSQPNLEARDLHPTHWGRLCPSETPEGSNCGLVKNLALYAVISIGTDPIKFVERIRGMGVVPPLEASDELRLRGSKVIVDGIIAGYVDDGLRLAREIRALRRKGLISHEVNVAYFPPKRFGPGEVYINCDAGRIRRPLIIVEGGIPKLTPELWKRIESKEIHWSDLIKNGVIEYLDADEEENALVALNEESINEKTTHMELAPYLILGASASIIPYAEHNQSPRNAYESAMAKQALGVYAINFFNRTDSRAHMLHYPEVPLVKTKPMEIIGYDKRPAGQNYVVAVLCYQGYNMEDAIIVNKSSVDRGMGRSSFFRVYEAECRHYLGGLKDKFEIPEPGIRGYRGEKYYRLLEEDGAISVESDVSGNTVLIGRTSPPRFLEEYREFEARGPTRRDSSITMRPSEEGVVDSVFVTESMEGGRMFKVKVRSNRIPELGDKFASRHGQKGVIGLLIPQEDMPFTEDGIVPDLIINPHAIPSRMTIGQFAENIAGKLAAILGRQIDGTPFDNGGLDSLREGLLKMGFQYSGREVMYNGITGEKLLADVFIGITYYQKLHHMVADKMHARARGQVQMLTRQPTEGRARGGGLRFGEMERDCLIAYGASALLKDRLLEESDKATIYVCESCGLLAYYDAKQNRYVCRICGERAMISPVSVSYAFKLLMQELLALGIAPRLRLEERA
- a CDS encoding DNA-directed RNA polymerase subunit H, whose amino-acid sequence is MKDDKGEGPDILKHVLVPTHILLSEEEKRKVLEEYRIKPYQLPYIRASDPVAKAIGAKKGDVIKIIRKSPTAGESVAYRYVVDY
- a CDS encoding Mth938-like domain-containing protein; this encodes MRIEFYEFGKIVIDGKAYYRDILITPNGIKENWWRRSSHELRADDLKEFLERGIEVAIVGTGRYGFMRVLPDALQLLREVSSELIIQRTPEACRAYNEFAGAKRTFAALHLTC
- a CDS encoding 2-isopropylmalate synthase codes for the protein MAWRDYLKDGVHLPDRVYIFDTTLRDGEQTPEVSLTPEEKLAIAKQLDALGVDVIEAGFPVISKGEMEAVKMISEAGLEAEICGLARAVQRDIDAAVDCGVDCVHTFIATSEVHMAKKLKMTREEVLAKAVEAVEYAKSRGVVVEFSAEDATRSDWGFLVEVYKAVEGAGADRINVPDTVGFAVPRAMFQLIRRLKEEVRIPISVHCHNDMGLAVANSLAGVEAGAEQVHATINGLGERAGNASLEELAVCLKILYGIQTNIKLSELYRTSQMVSSMTGVLIQPNKAIVGSNAFAHESGIHTHGVISSPDTYEPISPELVGRSRRLVAGKHAGRHGVEEMLREMGFSLTKQQLDEILAKVKEIGDKGGKVTDADLASMAEALTGSLPPEERRIKLEDLIVVTGNKTTPVATVRLLIDGKEYRSSHFGVGPIDAAIKAVKNVVSEVAAFDLVEFRLDSITGGTEALANVIVKLADESGRIVSTRAVREDIVMAGVEAIINAANRLLYLKERKP